The window ATTGATGATATGATATTTCAGATAATCTTTCAACAACGGAAGGTTTTTCTGATTGATAAACTGATCCATATTTTGGTAATATTTCAACTCACCAACGATTACTTTATCGGTATTTACACCTGCATCTTTCAGATATTGAGCCAAACTTACATTTTTCACCAAGCCAGAAAGTTCAGTTACATTTTTAGGATTATATCTTAAATTAGCATCTCTGTTTTGCTCTAAAGTTAATAAATAATTGGCTAATTGCTTTTCAAAATCAACTACATTTTTAGCAGTGGCATCAGAGTTTTTATATCCTAAAACAACAAACAATTTAGCTATATAATTTTGATATTCGGCTAACGTTTTAGTATTTGCTTCGTTTACCTTTTGATAATAGTCTCTTCCTAAACCAAGATCAGGACCGCCAAGATAAACTGCATTCATCTTAGAGTTTTTCATGTCTGCGCTCACTCTCCAACCGTAGAATGAATTGTCGCCCAATTTTGTTGCCTCTAAAAGATATTTCTGAAGATCATTAACATTTTTAATGGCATCAACTTTAGCTAAATCAGATTTGATGGGAGCAATTCCTGCGGCATTTCTTTTTTCAACATCCATAAAAGATGCATATAGATTCTGGATTTTTTGTCCTTCTGAGCCTTCTGCATATTTCTCGGTTAAAATTTTATTTAAAATACCTAATGATGCATCATCTACATTTTCTCGCAAGGCATTAAAAGATCCCCAACTTGCTTTATCAGAAGGAATCTGAGTTTCTTTTACCCAGTTTCCGTTGACATAACTGAAGAAATCATCCTGCGGGCGAACTGTTTTATCCATATAAGATAAATTAATTCCGTTTTCAGGATAGATGGTAAGAGAAGAGGTCTCAACAACGATATTGGTGGGAGCTTTTTCTGCGGTTGCAGTGGTATTTTTGGTAGTTCCACAAGAATTTAAGAATACAATACCGGAAAACGCAAGTACTGCAATATTTAGTTTTTTCATTAAAATAATTTTGATGTGTAAAACAGTTTGATTAAATATAAGAATTTATGTTAAATCTGAATGATTAAAATCTTTTTAAATATTGTTGATGATTGGCTGTTAGTTATTGATTTTTAAATAATTATTAATATTTTCAGTGTATGATATTTTTTTTAACTGTAAAAAGAATAAATAAATTTTATTATGCTTAAGTTTTTCAATCATTTTTTTTGAATATTTTGCAGTAAAATATTTTTTGATATGTACTAAAGTCAATTTCACAAAATCTTTAACGATTATTGCGAATAAAATTTGATAAGAGCAATTAACTTTGAATCTTACTCAGGTGTTTTTTCTTAAAAGCAGTCGGTGTTTCGCCTATGTAATTTTTAAATAATTTATTGAAATAAGAAAGGCTTTCAAAACCAACCTGAAAAGAAACTTCGCTGATACATAAATTCTGTAAAAGCAACATTTTTGCCTGATTGATTCTGTAATTATTAACAAAATCTGTAAACGTCATATTGGTCTGCTTTTTAAAATATCTGCAAAAAGCAGGCGTACTAAGGCTTACCATTTCCGCAATTACATTTACGTTTGGGTTTTTATCATAATTTTTATTGATGTAATCATAAATAGTTCCCATTCTTATTTTATCATTTAAAAACCATTTTACTCGGGTGTCTTCTTTGTTGAGTTCTTTTACCTCAGTTGACTGAGAAAGGATTTGCAACACTTCCATCAAAGCAATAAGTGATTCAAACGGATTTTTTCCCTTAATTAAAGGAAGTTTTTTCGCAACGATTTTTTTTGTTTCTCCAAAAAATGACAATCCCAAATAAGAGCGGTCTAGAAGTTTTTTAATATCATCAAATTCGGGACAAGGAAGAATCATTTCCTGCATAAAATTTTCTTTAAACTGCAACACAATCTGTTTGTATTCAGTTTTAATTCCGTAATCAAAATTAAGATGCGGAACATTTGAACCTACCAAAAGAAGGTCACTCTCCATAAAACCGGAAATATCTTTTCCTACATGGCGAATTCCGTTCAAAGCTTCTACATAAACCAATTCTATTTCAGGGTGGTAATGCCAGAAAAAGCAATGTTTCATCGAAGGTTCAAAAATTTTAAAAGACTTACCCTCTTCGAAATAAATAATTTCTTTTTGTATTTTCATTAGGTTCTATTTTGATTAATTACGAATACAAATTTATTTAAAATTGTCAATACAGAGCAACAATTAATCATTTCAGAACAAATAAGAACCATTATTTCTCCCGAATTTTGCACCTTGAAATAGGAAGAGATGTTTGATAAAAGAATTTTGCCTTTGGCAATCGGTGGTTTGGCAATCGGAACTACAGAATTTACCATTATGGGATTGCTTCCCGACATTGCAAAAACACTGCAGATTACTATTCCGCAAGCCGGTCATTTAATTGCAGCGTATGCTTTGGGAGTAGTAATTGGAGCACCAATTTTAATTGGATATTCCGTAAAATTTCCACCTAAAAAAGTATTGCTGGCTTTGATGGTTATTTTTACCATTTTTAATGCATTATCGGCTATTGCTCCTGATTATAATTCGATGTTAATTATCCGATTTATGTCTGGTTTACCACATGGTGCATTTTTCGGAGTAGGAACGGTAGTAGCCTCAAGAATGGCAGGAAAAGGAAAAGAAGCACTGTATATATCATTAATGTTTACTGGGTTGACAGTTGCTAATTTGGCGATGGTACCTTTGGTAACATATATTGGGCATGCATTTCACTGGCGTTGGTATTTTGCCATCGTGGGTGTGATTGGAATTGCTACTTTATTGGCTTTAAAACTTTGGCTTCCAGCAATAGAAAAAAAAGAAGATAGTCATTTTTTAGAAGAACTAAAATTCCTGAAAGGGAAACAATCGTGGTTAGTTTTGATGATTACAGCAATTGGTTTTGGCGGACTGTTTACTTGGTTTAGCTATATCACGCCTTTAATGACCGTAGTTTCAAAAATTGAAAGCGGTTATATGGCATATGTAATGATTCTCGCTGGTGCAGGAATGGTTGTAGGAAATCTGGCAGGAGGTTTTCTTTCAGATAAATTAGGTCCGGAAAAAACGTGTTCGTTATTGTTATTTCTAATGA is drawn from Chryseobacterium muglaense and contains these coding sequences:
- a CDS encoding AraC family transcriptional regulator; translated protein: MKIQKEIIYFEEGKSFKIFEPSMKHCFFWHYHPEIELVYVEALNGIRHVGKDISGFMESDLLLVGSNVPHLNFDYGIKTEYKQIVLQFKENFMQEMILPCPEFDDIKKLLDRSYLGLSFFGETKKIVAKKLPLIKGKNPFESLIALMEVLQILSQSTEVKELNKEDTRVKWFLNDKIRMGTIYDYINKNYDKNPNVNVIAEMVSLSTPAFCRYFKKQTNMTFTDFVNNYRINQAKMLLLQNLCISEVSFQVGFESLSYFNKLFKNYIGETPTAFKKKHLSKIQS
- a CDS encoding MFS transporter, encoding MFDKRILPLAIGGLAIGTTEFTIMGLLPDIAKTLQITIPQAGHLIAAYALGVVIGAPILIGYSVKFPPKKVLLALMVIFTIFNALSAIAPDYNSMLIIRFMSGLPHGAFFGVGTVVASRMAGKGKEALYISLMFTGLTVANLAMVPLVTYIGHAFHWRWYFAIVGVIGIATLLALKLWLPAIEKKEDSHFLEELKFLKGKQSWLVLMITAIGFGGLFTWFSYITPLMTVVSKIESGYMAYVMILAGAGMVVGNLAGGFLSDKLGPEKTCSLLLFLMMTSLTGVFFLSQNQSISLVLTFICGALSMSVAAPINIMMMKAAPKSEMMAAAFMQAAFNIANAMGAFLGGIPLEHGLPYNYPSLVGVGMTVIGLIISIVYFYLYRSPDLEEKEIAVECATCDQ